The DNA segment CTCAGTAAAACAGCGCTCAGTTTTTGCTGTTGCCGCCAAAACAACCACAACGGTACAAAACAAAACAACGAAGCCCAGGGCGGAAAAGGAATATAACTGGTGCCTATGAAAATACCGGACAATACCGGCAACCACCATTGAGAGTTTCTAGCCGGCCAAAGCTTATGCATACTGATTCATCTTGTCCTAGGATTGAAAAGCCGGCATTGTACCTAATGGTGCCATCGAACGATCTTAAAACCCTCTTTGATAGCCCATGGTCCAACCAGATTATCAGCGCGATTTGAGCACGCTGAAAAAAGCTAACCAGGCTCTGAATCCCAACAAGGGTAATCGGTATAACCGAGGGTGGGGTCTTGTAACCCATAGCCATAAAAAGTATCGCTATGAAAGGGATTCAAAGGCAGATTAAGTTGCAGCCGGCGCACTAAATCGGGGTTGGCAATAAAGTCCTTCCCAAAAGAAACCGCATCCGCCTCTTCCGCCGCGATGACTTGCCGGGCCGTGTCTCGATCGAATGCTTCATTGGCAATCAAAACTCCGCCGAAACGTTTTTTTAAGAGTGGGCTGATGCGATCATCGCCCAGTGATTCGCGAGTAAAAATAAAGGCAATGCCACGTTGACCTAATTGTTCCGCCACATAAGCAAAAGTATGCACTGGATTCGAATCGCCCATGGAATGCGCGTCGCCCCTGGGTGCCAGATGTACCCCGACTCGCCCCGCGCCCCATACCGAAATGACGGCATCAGTGACTTCCAGCAGCAGTCGAGCGCGATTTTCTATCGAGCCGCCATAGCTATCGTTACGATGGTTGGTACTGTCTTGCAAGAATTGGTCGAGCAAGTAACCGTTGGCGCCATGGATTTCCACGCCATCAAAACCGGCCCGTTTGGCATTTTCCGCCCCCTTGCGGTAGGCCTCGATGATGCCGGGAATTTCATCCAACTCCAAAGCGCGTGGCGTCACAAATTCTCGCTGGGGACGCAACAAGCTAACAAACCCCTCGGGCGCAATAGCGCTGGGAGCGACAGGCAGTTCGCCGTTGAGATATTCGGGATGAGAAACCCTGCCGACATGCCATAACTGTAGAAAAATACGCCCGCAGGCCTCATGAACAGCCTGGGTAATTTTGGTCCAGCCCTCGACTTGCTGGTCCGACCAAATGCCCGGCGTGTCAGGATAGCCGACACCGTGGGGGCAAACACTGGTCGCTTCGGTTAAGATCAATCCGGCACAGGCTCTTTGAGCGTAGTATTCCGCCATCAGGGCATTGGGCACTCTTCCCGCACTCGCGCGGCAACGTGTCAACGGCGCCATTACGATACGGTTAGGTAGATTAATGTCGCCGACCTTGATGGGGTCAAACAGAATATTCACGGTGTTCTCCTTTGTTAAAGCGGTTTGAAATTGCCGCGCCAGCAACTCGATTGCTCGACCAACGCCATTATTTGCTTGCATTTGAGAGCCAATGCGTTGGGCTTGGCTACTATAGCAAGGTTCGGACACTATGCCGTCTATAGCCCGCGCCAATGCCTCGGCCGCCACTGTTTTTGCCGGCAGCGGTTTGCCCGCCACTCCCAATGCCTGAAGCTGCCTAGCCCAAAACAATTGCTCATCCATAAAGGGAATCACCACCGACGGACAACCCGAGCGGATAGCGGCATGCGTGGTTCCGGCGCCGCCATGATGCACGACCGCGACGCAACGCGCGAATACCGGCTGATGGGGATGTTTGCCGATAAAGTAGACATTGTCTTGCCGGCAATCCGCCGGATAGCGGTTTGAACTGGTTTGGATGATGGCCCGGCGGCCGGACAGCTCAACCGCCCGCAAAAACAAATCCATGCTCCATTCCGGTACGGCCTGTTGTAAGCTGCCAAAGGTCATATACACGGGCGGCGGACCGTCTTCCAGAAATGCCAGCAAGGCATCCGGCCATGTCCAGTGCCGGACATCTTCAGTCAAATTCAAAAAACCGCAACTTCGATGAAACGGCCGCCAATGCTCGCTACCACGGCAAAACACCGGATCGACCGCGACCAGATTCAATTGTTGCGAAGTCAGCAACTCGCTGAGCATATTGACCGGCGGCGTTTGACCAGCTTCTCGCCATAAACGCGTCAACGGTCGCCTCAATGCCCAGTTGAATACCGCATCCAGCAGTTTCCAGCTTAGCGGATTGATAAATTTTCCAAGGTCGGGAAAACCGAAGGGAGGCAACAGTGGATTGGGAATCGCGGCATGACAGAACGTCACGCTGTAAAACGGTTTATTTGCCAGCAGCGCGGCTAATTTCAACGGATACAGAAAATGGTGGCCTATCACGCAATCGTTTTCCGCCACCAAAGTTTGAGCGGCTTGATAGATCGATTGCTCGCTGGGAAAGAATGCCTCATCCAATAAAGCCCTCAACCACTGCAAGGGATGCATGCGAAATGAACGCTCGGCGAAATCCTGCATATCGAAGTCGATATGTTCCGGGACTTGCCGATAAGCAATCCGCATTTGCCCGCACAGCGTTTGATAGCTTTGATTGTCGATGCTGCTGACCACCAAGGTGACCTGATGCCCGGCTTTTTGCAAACCATCGGCCAATGCCAGCAAGGGCCGAACATCGCCATTGGATCCCCAGGTTTGGATGCCGATTTTCATGGCGCTTAAAGGCAATTAATGCTTAATTGGGCCGCTCTGGTTATAAATCGCTTCAAACAGCTGAATCACGACAAAAATCATCGTTTTACTGATTCGCACTGCTTCAATCGATGGCCGGTATTCCGCAACGTATTGGTCGATCGACAGGTTCATAAAGTTCACTAATCCTGTTTGCGCATTACTATCGATCATACGTCCGGCAAAACGATCCTGTAATTGATTACGGATTTTCGAATCCATTGGCTGATCAGTCATAAATGACTGTAACTCCGCCCCCAATAAACCCGCGAACTTTTCTATCCAATCCACCCCCATGCTTTGCTGAGTGGGTAAAGCGCCGAAAGCATTCTGAAAAACACATAGAACATCAAAACACAAGTCCATGAATAGGTAAGCCATATTTTGATCTTTCTCGGCGATCATTGATGGAAAGATACCCAAAATGGTATGCGCCAATGCCGGCTGGTTGTTCTGAAACTGCTCAAGCATTGCTCTGCCTGCATTTTCGTCCTGGCTTTTGGCATATTGCAGAGCCGAATAGAGTTGTTGGTCGGTTAGTTCTTGCATGGTTAATCGTTGTTATTGAAATTGTTTTTTTCACGGTCATGACTAAGTACGACGCGCATGATGGTAACTAAATGTCCGCGATACTCTTCTTGTTTAAAAATCCGCCAGCCCAGTTTTTGATAGAATGACACTCGATCCGGCGTAAAAAGATAAAGGGCATCAATACCGGCGTATTTGGCTTGTTGCATGACATGCTTAACCAGGCGGCCGCCTATCCCTCGATTGCGGAATTCCGGCGCCACGAACACACTAGCCAACCAAGGCGTCAGCTCGGGTCGGGTGTCCATATCATTCTCGATGATGGCGGCCGAACCCATGAGTATCCCCTGTTTTGCGATGAAAGTGCTGGGCACCAGATCATCGCTTAAGTAAGACTGCATATATTCGATGCGGTGATCGATGCTTCGGCCTGGATTCAGTGCTAACCACTCGTGATGATGCCAGGCTGCTAATTGCGGAATGTGGTGCGACTGGTCCCTGAGATTTAGGATTTGGATTAAAGACACAATTCAGCTCTGTATTTCATGGAGTTAATCAGATTGAGCAGCAAACCTTATGAATTTCGATTTGGGATCATGCCTCTGGCAACATGATCGAAGGTAACGAACGGCATCTACCAAAACTTCCACCACGAACGTGATCGCCTAAAGCGTGCCAAAGGGATGCTTTCGGGTTCCAACAGATTTGGATTGATCATCCCTTCGAGTTGATAGCCAAACAACTCACACAAAGCGGCCTCGCCCAATTCGAGAGGATGAAATGGAAATGGATAGTCGTCCTCCGGATCGCATGCGGGATGTCGGCCGGACCAGTAGGGTTCTTCGAATGCTAGTCTTGGGCCTATGTTCTCCAAAACTCCGCTGTCCGGCGAAAGGCTAACAGATCTTTCGAGTGTGCCATTAACCCATATTGCGTAAGCAAACCAATCAACAACGCTATGCATCGCGTGAAGATAAACGGTTTTATCCAATGAAACGTCGAGAAACCTGGTATCTAATTTGGAGGGATAGTCGATTCCGAATTCCTTTGCGGCAATAATGTTCAGTCCCGGAAAGCAACCAACGAGAAGTTCATTGTCTGGTGGACAGGTAAGGGACAGGTCGCCATCCTCAAGCATGACGAGTTTCTCGGAAGGGAACAGCTTTCTCGCAAGCGCGAAACTGGCTTGCCTATCCATTTGAGGATTCGATTTCAATATTTCGCGCGCGTTTCCATCAACGCACGCAAGCATCCAGGTTTTTGCGCCCATTTATCCCTCCCAGTAATTCCAAATTGCATCTAACGTTCGGCATAGTCGGAATCATTGACATCCAGACCGCTTGCGGCTGCAATCAACCCATCCGCGATCAACGGAAAAAATGCGGTACAAAAACAACAGCTCATTGATGGCGACAGCTTTACATTATTGAGCGCCAGGTCATGCGAACTTTTTGCTAAGCAGGGGATACAAATCATATACATCATCCTCGGCCCACTCTTCGCCGGAAGGTTCACTGGGGAAGGAAACCTCTCGCTTAGGAACGCTGCCTACCGCCGCCGCTACACCATCCGTCACGGCATATTGAAACCCCTCGTAAAACCAACTGTCTTCGTCGAAGTCTTCTTCGGCCAAGCTGTCAGGATCGGCAAGCGCGCTTTCAAACGCTCGGCGGCCGCGAGATATCAAGGCAGAGCAAAAATCGGAGAACGAATCATCGCCACAACCGCCGTGGATCACATAGGCAGCGCCCCACAAACGCCAATCATAGGCC comes from the Methylomonas sp. LL1 genome and includes:
- a CDS encoding DUF4240 domain-containing protein — protein: MDEIKFWEIVQRAHEQSSGDMDHKCEVIKTIISKLSRDDAIGFARLFDLMMARAYDWRLWGAAYVIHGGCGDDSFSDFCSALISRGRRAFESALADPDSLAEEDFDEDSWFYEGFQYAVTDGVAAAVGSVPKREVSFPSEPSGEEWAEDDVYDLYPLLSKKFA
- a CDS encoding oxidoreductase, whose protein sequence is MKIGIQTWGSNGDVRPLLALADGLQKAGHQVTLVVSSIDNQSYQTLCGQMRIAYRQVPEHIDFDMQDFAERSFRMHPLQWLRALLDEAFFPSEQSIYQAAQTLVAENDCVIGHHFLYPLKLAALLANKPFYSVTFCHAAIPNPLLPPFGFPDLGKFINPLSWKLLDAVFNWALRRPLTRLWREAGQTPPVNMLSELLTSQQLNLVAVDPVFCRGSEHWRPFHRSCGFLNLTEDVRHWTWPDALLAFLEDGPPPVYMTFGSLQQAVPEWSMDLFLRAVELSGRRAIIQTSSNRYPADCRQDNVYFIGKHPHQPVFARCVAVVHHGGAGTTHAAIRSGCPSVVIPFMDEQLFWARQLQALGVAGKPLPAKTVAAEALARAIDGIVSEPCYSSQAQRIGSQMQANNGVGRAIELLARQFQTALTKENTVNILFDPIKVGDINLPNRIVMAPLTRCRASAGRVPNALMAEYYAQRACAGLILTEATSVCPHGVGYPDTPGIWSDQQVEGWTKITQAVHEACGRIFLQLWHVGRVSHPEYLNGELPVAPSAIAPEGFVSLLRPQREFVTPRALELDEIPGIIEAYRKGAENAKRAGFDGVEIHGANGYLLDQFLQDSTNHRNDSYGGSIENRARLLLEVTDAVISVWGAGRVGVHLAPRGDAHSMGDSNPVHTFAYVAEQLGQRGIAFIFTRESLGDDRISPLLKKRFGGVLIANEAFDRDTARQVIAAEEADAVSFGKDFIANPDLVRRLQLNLPLNPFHSDTFYGYGLQDPTLGYTDYPCWDSEPG
- a CDS encoding DUF6928 family protein codes for the protein MGAKTWMLACVDGNAREILKSNPQMDRQASFALARKLFPSEKLVMLEDGDLSLTCPPDNELLVGCFPGLNIIAAKEFGIDYPSKLDTRFLDVSLDKTVYLHAMHSVVDWFAYAIWVNGTLERSVSLSPDSGVLENIGPRLAFEEPYWSGRHPACDPEDDYPFPFHPLELGEAALCELFGYQLEGMINPNLLEPESIPLARFRRSRSWWKFW
- a CDS encoding GNAT family N-acetyltransferase — translated: MSLIQILNLRDQSHHIPQLAAWHHHEWLALNPGRSIDHRIEYMQSYLSDDLVPSTFIAKQGILMGSAAIIENDMDTRPELTPWLASVFVAPEFRNRGIGGRLVKHVMQQAKYAGIDALYLFTPDRVSFYQKLGWRIFKQEEYRGHLVTIMRVVLSHDREKNNFNNND